In one window of Paenarthrobacter nicotinovorans DNA:
- a CDS encoding carbohydrate ABC transporter permease — protein sequence MTATATKSPATAAAKARSAGPDRSAGRRRSSTIIVTALLVVVALYFLIPVYWVFVASTKSTSDLFSTNGFWFAPTFSLWENIGRVVSYDNGIFGRWFLNSAIYAGVGALLATYFAAAGGYALAKYEFKGRNLVFGTILGGVLVPGTATALPLFLLFSQMGLANTYWSVLLPSLVSPFGLFLCRIYAQATVDTSLIEAARIDGAGELRIFHTIGLKVLTPALVTVFLFQLVGIWNNYFLPLVMLSDSELYPITLGLNNWLSQVDRLPEFYELTTGGVLLSIIPLSIAMIVLQRFWRGGLTEGAVK from the coding sequence ATGACCGCTACAGCTACCAAGTCACCCGCGACAGCCGCTGCCAAGGCCCGGTCCGCGGGTCCGGACCGATCAGCCGGACGACGCCGGTCGTCCACCATCATTGTCACCGCCCTTTTGGTGGTGGTTGCCCTCTACTTCCTGATTCCCGTGTACTGGGTCTTCGTCGCCTCCACGAAGTCCACGTCCGACCTTTTCTCCACCAATGGCTTCTGGTTCGCTCCCACGTTCTCCCTGTGGGAAAACATCGGCCGCGTAGTCAGCTACGACAACGGAATCTTTGGCCGCTGGTTCCTGAACTCGGCCATCTACGCCGGCGTCGGCGCGCTCCTGGCCACGTACTTCGCGGCAGCAGGCGGCTACGCCCTGGCCAAGTACGAGTTCAAGGGACGCAACCTGGTGTTCGGCACCATCCTCGGCGGCGTGCTGGTTCCCGGTACAGCGACGGCGCTTCCGTTGTTCCTGCTGTTCAGCCAGATGGGCCTGGCCAACACGTACTGGAGTGTGTTGTTGCCTTCGCTGGTCTCGCCGTTCGGTCTGTTCCTGTGCAGGATCTACGCGCAGGCAACGGTGGACACTTCGCTGATCGAGGCCGCCAGGATCGATGGCGCCGGCGAACTCCGCATCTTCCATACGATCGGGCTCAAGGTACTGACCCCTGCGCTGGTCACGGTGTTCCTGTTCCAGCTGGTCGGTATCTGGAACAACTACTTCCTGCCGCTGGTCATGCTCTCCGACTCCGAGCTCTACCCCATCACTTTGGGCCTGAACAACTGGCTCAGCCAGGTGGACCGCTTGCCCGAATTCTACGAACTGACTACCGGCGGGGTGCTGCTTTCCATCATTCCGCTCAGCATCGCCATGATTGTCCTGCAGCGCTTCTGGCGCGGTGGACTGACAGAAGGAGCCGTCAAGTAA
- a CDS encoding TetR/AcrR family transcriptional regulator, producing MTTKDVARAAKRGPYAKSEERRQTILDAAHAVFAARGYRGGSLQDVADRAGMSQTSLLHYFPSKRDLLMSVLERRDEITSGAFPDDMEEGLADSVIRTALYNEDIPGVIELYTVLCAESVTDEHPGRDYFTERYERLRASYGRRFEELAAVGRLRPGVDPDQAATSLVALWDGLQTQWLLAPDQVDVAKGLRGYLELVILPEPN from the coding sequence ATGACCACAAAGGACGTGGCCCGCGCAGCGAAGCGCGGCCCTTACGCGAAATCCGAGGAACGGCGCCAGACGATTCTGGACGCTGCGCATGCGGTGTTCGCTGCCCGTGGCTACCGCGGGGGATCGCTGCAGGACGTCGCGGACCGTGCAGGGATGAGCCAGACAAGCTTGCTGCACTATTTCCCGTCCAAGCGCGACCTCCTGATGTCCGTCCTGGAACGTCGGGACGAGATCACCAGTGGCGCTTTCCCCGACGACATGGAAGAGGGCTTGGCCGATTCCGTCATCCGGACGGCCCTCTACAACGAGGACATTCCCGGAGTGATCGAGCTCTATACGGTCCTCTGCGCCGAATCGGTCACGGATGAGCACCCTGGCCGGGACTACTTCACCGAGCGCTACGAGCGGTTGCGCGCAAGCTACGGCCGGCGGTTCGAGGAACTCGCAGCTGTTGGCAGGCTCCGCCCGGGCGTGGATCCGGACCAAGCTGCGACCTCCTTGGTGGCTCTCTGGGACGGACTCCAAACCCAATGGCTCCTTGCCCCGGACCAGGTGGACGTGGCCAAGGGCCTTCGCGGCTACCTGGAACTGGTGATCCTCCCGGAACCCAACTAG
- a CDS encoding glycosyltransferase 87 family protein: MALPDVDPRATAAASRPQRTAPTSSVLLRLLPVAAVVFPVWIMLAEWAKQGLDFSVYWFGGSILNQAGASPSDLYGPTVATAGGPQLPFTYPPFAALVFGLLARLPQTMALNLFNVAGVAVAGWVAVTIVRYWSSKADLRGALSSTKGCWIAAALFLAILFLGPWRETLAFGQINILLMGLMVLDLLVLSRRRGSRASGFLVGVAAGIKLTPLVFGLYFLMRKDWRGLANMSLGFAFTVLLGWVVRPAESLKFWLEILPDTSRIGGAGYVDNLSIKGALLHFGVPQDAVTLPWLALSLGTLVLAAFLIRAASQQGARVVAVSTTALAMLLISPVSWSHHWVWMAVVLPAFAWTIKDTPVRLKAQRTVMSAVLVLATLVFFFSPKTIGTMLGAADLNVQTPGVWIMASSAGVFCAVAILACWLGALRRNAIRTDEVPDVPTRLREWAAAQVRN; this comes from the coding sequence ATGGCACTGCCTGACGTCGATCCAAGGGCCACAGCGGCCGCCTCGCGACCACAAAGAACTGCGCCGACGTCTTCGGTACTGCTGCGACTGCTGCCCGTGGCGGCGGTGGTGTTTCCGGTGTGGATCATGCTCGCCGAATGGGCCAAACAGGGCCTGGACTTCAGCGTGTACTGGTTCGGCGGGAGCATCCTGAACCAGGCCGGTGCCTCACCCTCAGACCTTTATGGCCCCACCGTGGCGACGGCCGGCGGCCCCCAGCTTCCTTTCACCTACCCGCCCTTTGCCGCGCTGGTGTTTGGGTTGCTGGCCCGGTTGCCGCAAACCATGGCACTCAACCTTTTCAACGTTGCCGGTGTTGCCGTAGCCGGATGGGTGGCGGTCACGATTGTCCGTTACTGGTCATCCAAGGCAGACCTCCGGGGCGCGCTCTCCTCCACGAAGGGCTGTTGGATTGCTGCAGCCCTCTTCCTTGCGATCCTCTTCCTGGGACCGTGGCGCGAGACTTTGGCCTTTGGCCAGATCAACATCCTGCTGATGGGCCTCATGGTACTGGACTTGCTGGTGCTCTCCAGGCGCAGGGGTTCCCGGGCAAGCGGGTTCCTGGTGGGTGTCGCCGCAGGCATCAAGCTGACACCCCTGGTGTTCGGACTGTATTTCCTGATGCGCAAAGACTGGCGTGGCCTGGCGAACATGTCCCTGGGATTCGCCTTTACCGTCCTGCTTGGCTGGGTTGTGCGCCCGGCGGAGTCCTTGAAGTTCTGGTTGGAGATCCTGCCCGACACCTCCCGGATCGGCGGGGCCGGCTACGTGGACAACCTTTCCATCAAGGGTGCGCTGCTGCACTTCGGAGTACCCCAGGATGCCGTGACCTTGCCCTGGCTCGCCCTGAGCCTGGGCACGTTGGTGCTGGCGGCCTTCCTGATCAGGGCAGCGAGCCAACAGGGTGCCCGGGTCGTGGCCGTCTCCACCACAGCCCTGGCCATGCTCCTCATCAGCCCGGTTTCCTGGTCTCACCACTGGGTCTGGATGGCCGTGGTCCTGCCCGCGTTTGCCTGGACCATCAAGGACACCCCGGTGCGCCTGAAGGCCCAGCGGACGGTGATGTCAGCTGTTCTCGTTCTCGCCACCTTGGTGTTCTTCTTCTCGCCCAAGACCATCGGCACAATGCTCGGCGCCGCTGACCTGAACGTCCAGACGCCCGGTGTGTGGATCATGGCCTCCAGCGCCGGCGTTTTCTGCGCCGTCGCCATCCTTGCGTGCTGGCTTGGGGCGCTGCGCCGGAACGCTATCCGCACTGACGAGGTGCCGGACGTTCCCACACGGCTGCGGGAGTGGGCCGCAGCCCAAGTCCGCAACTGA
- a CDS encoding MFS transporter, with protein sequence MTAPDVTGVPTEPPRLPSGKRRRLHPAWIVAAVAFLALVGAAGFRAAPGVLMVPLQQEFGWSTTVLSLAVSINLVLFGLTAPFAAALMERFGIRKVTALALCLIGLGSALTVLVNQSWQILLTWGVLIGLGTGSMALVFAATIANTWFAKSRGLVIGILTAGSAAGQLVFLPFIAALAQNPGWRGASLLIAAGALAVVPLVLRWLRNSPADVGVLPYGAEEPVVPAADAGATSAASGKPEPALPKDSANAAVRALKVLKRAAKVRTFWALAAGFAICGATTNGLIGTHFIPSAHDHGMPETTAAGLLAVVGIFDIVGTIASGWLTDRFNPKVLLAVYYQFRGIGLLVLPLLLGSSVEPSMIIFVVVYGLDWVATVPPTAAICRSVFGADGSVVFGWVFAAHQLGAAAAALAAGFIRDATGHYNYAWLGAAAMCTVAAVISATIRKDAAKKEPIAVA encoded by the coding sequence ATGACCGCTCCCGACGTCACAGGGGTCCCCACCGAACCGCCGCGGCTTCCTTCCGGCAAGCGTCGCCGTCTCCACCCTGCCTGGATCGTGGCGGCGGTGGCCTTCCTTGCGCTGGTGGGAGCTGCCGGTTTCCGTGCAGCACCGGGCGTGCTAATGGTCCCGTTGCAGCAGGAGTTCGGCTGGTCCACCACGGTGTTGTCGTTGGCTGTCAGCATCAACCTGGTTCTCTTCGGACTGACGGCACCTTTCGCTGCGGCCCTCATGGAACGCTTCGGCATCCGCAAAGTAACCGCGTTGGCGCTGTGCCTGATCGGTCTGGGTTCAGCTTTGACGGTCCTGGTGAACCAGTCGTGGCAGATCCTGCTTACGTGGGGAGTGCTCATCGGGCTGGGAACGGGATCCATGGCACTCGTCTTCGCGGCGACCATCGCCAACACCTGGTTCGCCAAGAGCCGCGGCCTGGTCATCGGCATCCTCACGGCAGGAAGTGCCGCCGGCCAGCTGGTGTTCCTGCCCTTCATTGCCGCCCTAGCGCAGAACCCCGGGTGGCGTGGAGCCTCCCTCCTTATCGCTGCGGGTGCGCTCGCAGTGGTACCGCTGGTGCTGCGGTGGTTGCGGAACTCGCCGGCCGACGTCGGGGTGTTGCCTTATGGGGCTGAGGAACCGGTGGTTCCCGCCGCCGACGCCGGAGCCACCTCTGCGGCGTCCGGCAAGCCTGAGCCTGCGCTTCCCAAAGACTCCGCGAACGCTGCCGTCCGAGCCCTGAAGGTGCTCAAGCGGGCCGCCAAAGTGCGGACGTTCTGGGCCTTGGCCGCGGGCTTCGCGATTTGTGGAGCCACCACCAATGGGCTGATCGGCACGCACTTCATTCCGTCGGCACACGATCACGGCATGCCCGAAACCACGGCGGCAGGCTTGTTGGCCGTCGTCGGGATTTTCGACATCGTGGGGACCATCGCCTCCGGCTGGCTGACCGACAGGTTCAACCCGAAAGTCCTGTTGGCCGTGTACTACCAGTTCCGGGGGATCGGGCTGCTGGTTCTGCCGTTGCTGCTGGGCTCATCCGTGGAACCGAGCATGATCATCTTCGTGGTGGTGTACGGACTCGATTGGGTAGCCACCGTGCCGCCCACCGCAGCCATCTGTCGCTCGGTGTTCGGCGCAGACGGTTCTGTGGTGTTCGGCTGGGTGTTTGCCGCCCACCAGCTCGGGGCCGCTGCGGCCGCCCTGGCTGCCGGGTTCATCCGCGACGCCACCGGTCACTACAACTACGCCTGGCTGGGGGCGGCAGCCATGTGCACGGTGGCTGCGGTCATCAGTGCCACCATCCGCAAGGACGCGGCGAAGAAGGAACCCATCGCTGTTGCCTGA
- a CDS encoding ABC transporter substrate-binding protein translates to MTRFTRRQLLGAGLGTAAMGLLSGCATPGTQSVNSAPTIPTASGPVRLTYWAWLKDFQNVADIWNAANPNIQVDVVWIPGGNAGGYQKLYSALAAGGGPDLAQVELRSIPEFMLVNGLVDISRYGANDHAHLYDPTLWKQVSYTGGVYGIPQDSGPMAMFYQPAILDKVGGTPPKTWDEWAGLARELRSVDTYLDCFPISDASPFASFAGQAGAAWLRPEEDGWVINMTDDATLNTARFFDKAIDDDLVTTAYGAFSPGWFAAAGKGGIASTVTGSWGDALVEGVSGSEGKWRVAPMPTWGGTGFGSSYLGGSTAAVLANSKHPKEAVEFAVWLTTSKDGIDAEIKNSGIGWSPNPDFIGTDRQQPSAFFGGQNYNQDIFVPAAQQQNPDWSWWPVTQQSFNILSDGFRKKAFGTSLVDSIAASEQQIITVFKNKGLTIRKETA, encoded by the coding sequence ATGACCCGTTTCACTCGAAGACAACTTCTGGGCGCTGGCCTGGGCACGGCAGCCATGGGGCTGCTGTCCGGCTGCGCAACTCCGGGAACCCAGTCCGTGAACAGTGCACCAACCATCCCCACCGCCAGTGGTCCTGTGCGGCTTACGTATTGGGCTTGGTTGAAGGACTTCCAGAACGTTGCCGACATCTGGAATGCAGCGAATCCAAACATCCAAGTGGACGTCGTCTGGATCCCCGGCGGCAACGCAGGCGGCTACCAGAAGCTCTACTCGGCACTGGCGGCCGGGGGCGGCCCGGATCTGGCGCAGGTTGAGCTGCGGTCGATTCCGGAGTTCATGCTGGTCAACGGGCTGGTGGACATCTCCCGCTACGGCGCCAACGACCACGCGCACCTCTACGACCCCACCTTGTGGAAACAGGTCAGCTACACCGGCGGCGTCTACGGAATACCCCAGGACTCAGGTCCGATGGCCATGTTCTACCAGCCGGCCATTCTGGACAAGGTGGGCGGCACTCCCCCTAAAACCTGGGACGAATGGGCCGGACTGGCCCGCGAGCTTCGTTCCGTGGACACGTACCTGGACTGCTTCCCGATCAGCGACGCCTCACCCTTCGCTTCTTTCGCCGGACAGGCAGGAGCCGCATGGCTGCGTCCGGAGGAGGATGGCTGGGTCATCAACATGACCGACGACGCCACGCTCAACACCGCGCGCTTCTTCGACAAAGCGATCGACGACGACCTCGTCACCACTGCGTACGGTGCCTTCTCACCGGGCTGGTTCGCTGCCGCAGGCAAGGGCGGCATTGCTTCCACCGTCACCGGCAGCTGGGGCGATGCCCTGGTCGAGGGCGTCAGCGGTTCGGAGGGAAAGTGGCGCGTCGCCCCCATGCCCACGTGGGGCGGCACCGGATTCGGCTCCAGCTACCTTGGCGGTTCCACCGCAGCCGTCCTGGCCAACAGCAAACACCCCAAGGAAGCGGTGGAGTTCGCCGTCTGGCTGACAACTTCGAAAGATGGCATCGACGCCGAGATCAAAAACAGCGGCATCGGGTGGTCGCCGAATCCCGATTTCATTGGCACGGACCGGCAACAACCTTCGGCTTTCTTCGGCGGCCAGAACTACAACCAGGACATCTTCGTCCCGGCAGCCCAGCAGCAAAACCCTGACTGGTCCTGGTGGCCCGTAACCCAGCAGTCCTTCAACATCCTCAGTGACGGCTTCCGGAAGAAGGCCTTCGGGACCTCCCTGGTGGACTCGATTGCCGCTTCCGAGCAGCAAATCATCACCGTTTTCAAGAACAAGGGCCTCACCATCCGGAAGGAAACGGCATGA
- a CDS encoding glycoside hydrolase family 2 TIM barrel-domain containing protein: MTTYQTAGYITDPGPGTGNRLSARSWLHSDAPALSLNGQWRFRLLPGAPGTPGGRGVLPAGEAVEGVAAEDLDDAGWDRIPVPAHWVLEGDDAYGRPIYTNVQFPFPTDAPHVPDENPTGDYRRTFELPSDWNTADRTVLRFDGVESRYKVWLNGTEIGVGTGSRLAQEFDITDTVRAGLNVIAVRVHQWSASSYIEDQDQWWMPGIFRDVTLQARPRKGLDDVWLRTSFTGGAGIIDPEITASEAAYPVRLSVPELDIDVVWNSAADVAPVAIPAVEPWSAEVPRLYNATVASEGETVSLRLGFRTVEIRGDRFLVNGRRVVFHGVNRHETHPDRGRVFDEDFAPADLAMMKQFNVNAIRTSHYPPHPRLLDIADELGFWVILECDLETHGFERHGWVGNPSDDPAWREAYVDRMERTVERDKNHPSIVMWSLGNESGTGANLAAMSAWTHARDAGRPVHYEGDYTGAYTDVYSRMYSSVPETEAIGRDDSGSLLLGCSAAESARQRTKPFILCEYVHAMGNGPGAIDQYEDLVDRYPRLHGGFVWEWRDHGIRTTTADGTEFFAYGGDFGEVVHDGNFVMDGMVLSDSTPSPGLFEYKQIVAPIRLGFSTETNDGGTRRFVSVANLRHTADASDVVLRWRTEVDGVLGVSGELDVVDSTGASLGAGSTARIELPPLDSNGSGEPWLTVEAVLRKDTAWAEAGHVISAAQLELAVTRPRLAAPRPLGSAGRAMAAVDSTLNLGPARFEEGRLVSLAGLPVGGPRLELWRAPTDNDAGAGRGSYDLADPWLNNGDGVPAPSMETVWRAAGLDRLTGRVEKVSADDSGVVIQTRYSAADTARWVSVEENWQMCEGELWLRVDIVPSTGWDIIWPRVGVRLDLPGSVDGASWFGTGPRESYPDSMRATLVGRYSAGIDDLAVPYAKPQESGHRSAVRSLELQDSGSPWLQLNASPDSRGRLPGFTLSRYTAQEISAAAHPHELPASQGSYLYLDAAQHGLGSRACGPDVWPDYALRPEARSLTFRITAAG, from the coding sequence ATGACCACCTACCAAACAGCCGGCTACATCACGGATCCAGGGCCGGGCACGGGCAACCGCCTCTCGGCGCGGAGCTGGCTGCACAGCGATGCGCCCGCTCTTTCATTGAACGGCCAGTGGCGGTTCCGCCTGCTGCCCGGGGCGCCGGGTACCCCGGGCGGACGCGGCGTCCTCCCTGCGGGCGAAGCAGTGGAGGGTGTTGCCGCAGAGGACCTGGACGATGCCGGCTGGGACCGGATCCCCGTTCCCGCGCACTGGGTGTTGGAGGGAGACGACGCCTACGGGCGGCCCATTTACACCAACGTCCAGTTTCCGTTCCCCACGGATGCACCCCATGTCCCGGACGAAAACCCCACCGGCGATTATCGCCGGACGTTCGAGCTCCCCTCGGATTGGAACACGGCAGACAGGACAGTACTGCGTTTCGACGGCGTCGAGTCCCGCTACAAGGTGTGGCTCAACGGCACCGAGATCGGAGTGGGGACAGGCAGCCGCCTGGCCCAGGAATTCGACATCACTGACACTGTCCGTGCGGGCCTGAACGTCATAGCTGTCCGCGTTCATCAGTGGTCCGCTTCAAGCTACATCGAGGACCAGGACCAGTGGTGGATGCCCGGCATCTTCCGCGATGTGACACTACAAGCCCGGCCACGGAAGGGTCTCGACGACGTCTGGTTGCGGACGTCCTTCACCGGCGGCGCCGGGATCATTGACCCGGAGATCACGGCAAGTGAGGCCGCCTACCCGGTTCGCCTGTCCGTCCCCGAACTGGACATCGACGTCGTCTGGAACTCCGCTGCCGACGTCGCCCCGGTGGCGATTCCCGCCGTCGAGCCTTGGTCCGCGGAGGTTCCGCGCCTCTACAACGCGACGGTGGCCAGCGAAGGCGAGACCGTTTCGCTGCGGTTGGGCTTCCGGACCGTGGAAATCCGGGGCGACCGGTTCCTGGTGAACGGCCGGCGCGTGGTGTTCCACGGCGTGAACAGGCATGAGACGCATCCGGACCGCGGCCGCGTGTTCGACGAGGACTTTGCCCCCGCGGACCTGGCCATGATGAAGCAGTTCAACGTCAACGCGATCCGCACCAGCCACTACCCGCCGCACCCCCGCTTGCTGGACATCGCGGACGAACTGGGTTTCTGGGTGATTCTGGAATGCGACCTCGAGACCCACGGTTTCGAACGGCACGGCTGGGTGGGCAACCCCAGTGACGACCCCGCCTGGCGTGAGGCGTACGTGGACCGCATGGAACGCACGGTGGAGCGGGACAAGAACCATCCCTCCATCGTCATGTGGTCGCTGGGCAACGAGTCCGGTACCGGCGCCAACCTCGCTGCGATGTCCGCGTGGACCCACGCCCGCGATGCCGGCCGCCCCGTCCACTACGAGGGTGACTACACGGGCGCCTATACGGACGTGTACTCGCGGATGTACTCGTCCGTACCGGAAACAGAGGCGATCGGGCGCGATGATTCAGGCTCCCTCCTGCTCGGCTGCTCCGCTGCGGAGTCGGCCCGGCAACGCACCAAGCCCTTCATACTGTGCGAGTACGTGCACGCCATGGGCAACGGCCCGGGCGCGATCGACCAATACGAGGACCTGGTGGACCGTTACCCCCGGCTGCACGGCGGCTTCGTCTGGGAGTGGCGGGACCACGGCATCCGGACCACCACCGCCGATGGCACGGAATTCTTCGCCTACGGCGGGGACTTCGGCGAGGTAGTGCACGACGGCAACTTCGTGATGGACGGCATGGTGCTGTCCGACTCCACGCCGAGCCCGGGCCTCTTTGAGTACAAGCAGATCGTCGCACCGATCCGCTTGGGCTTCTCCACCGAAACGAACGACGGCGGCACTCGCCGCTTCGTCTCCGTCGCCAACCTGAGGCACACCGCTGATGCGTCGGATGTCGTGCTGCGCTGGCGAACCGAGGTGGACGGCGTGCTTGGCGTGTCCGGGGAGCTCGACGTTGTTGATTCCACGGGCGCGTCACTCGGCGCCGGTAGCACGGCGCGCATTGAACTTCCACCGTTGGACAGTAATGGAAGCGGCGAACCCTGGCTCACGGTTGAGGCGGTGCTCCGCAAGGACACTGCCTGGGCCGAGGCCGGGCACGTGATCTCCGCGGCACAGCTGGAACTGGCGGTGACACGTCCCCGCTTGGCAGCCCCGCGACCCCTCGGATCGGCCGGACGGGCCATGGCGGCGGTGGATTCAACGCTCAACCTTGGACCTGCCCGGTTCGAAGAAGGACGCCTGGTTTCGCTGGCCGGGCTGCCGGTTGGCGGTCCCCGTCTGGAGTTGTGGCGCGCCCCTACGGATAACGACGCCGGCGCCGGACGCGGCAGCTACGACCTCGCTGATCCTTGGCTCAACAACGGCGACGGCGTTCCGGCCCCTTCCATGGAAACCGTCTGGCGCGCCGCTGGCCTGGACCGGCTCACGGGCCGGGTTGAAAAGGTGTCCGCCGACGATTCGGGTGTGGTGATCCAGACCCGCTACTCCGCAGCCGACACCGCCCGTTGGGTCTCCGTGGAGGAAAACTGGCAAATGTGCGAGGGCGAACTGTGGCTTCGCGTGGACATCGTACCGAGCACCGGTTGGGACATCATCTGGCCACGGGTGGGCGTCCGCTTGGATCTTCCAGGTTCCGTAGATGGCGCGTCGTGGTTCGGCACGGGTCCCCGCGAGTCCTACCCCGACAGCATGCGCGCGACACTGGTGGGACGGTATTCGGCAGGAATCGACGATCTCGCAGTTCCGTACGCCAAACCCCAGGAGTCGGGTCATCGCAGTGCCGTACGGTCACTGGAACTGCAGGACTCCGGTAGTCCTTGGTTGCAGCTCAATGCCTCCCCGGACTCCCGTGGCCGCCTGCCGGGCTTCACACTTTCCCGGTACACAGCCCAGGAGATCTCCGCGGCCGCACACCCACATGAGCTGCCGGCTAGCCAAGGCAGCTACCTGTACCTGGACGCGGCACAGCACGGCCTAGGTTCCAGGGCATGCGGACCGGACGTCTGGCCGGATTACGCCTTGCGGCCCGAAGCCCGTTCGCTGACCTTCCGGATCACCGCAGCGGGCTAG
- a CDS encoding carbohydrate ABC transporter permease, with amino-acid sequence MTTTRMAPTAERHEEAPRRGKRTGAAARAPWLLLAPFLALFALTFLLPIVVAILSSFTKVSRSGLFGEAGVTSEFAGFGNYAQALADGSFVASIGRMLLFGIVQVPVMIVLCTVLALMLESASAKWPGFFRAAYFMPYGVPGVIATILWSFLYVPGLSPLFDAAKLVGLTPDFLGANSVLWSIANIVTWSYTGYNMLIIVAQLKAIPVELYEAAKVDGASTWRVARSIQLPLIRPALMLTTVFSIIGTLQLFAEAQVLKTVAPAIDSQYTPNLSAYTTAFAYNDYNVAAAQSVIIAVAAFTLSFAFLALTNRKSS; translated from the coding sequence ATGACGACCACCCGCATGGCACCTACCGCAGAGCGTCACGAAGAAGCACCCCGCCGGGGCAAGCGCACCGGCGCAGCGGCGCGCGCGCCCTGGCTTCTCCTGGCCCCGTTCCTGGCGCTTTTCGCCCTCACGTTCCTGCTGCCCATTGTGGTGGCGATCCTCTCCAGCTTCACCAAGGTGAGCAGGAGCGGGCTCTTCGGCGAGGCGGGCGTGACCAGTGAGTTCGCCGGGTTCGGCAACTATGCCCAGGCTTTGGCAGACGGCAGTTTCGTGGCATCGATCGGCCGCATGCTGCTGTTCGGCATCGTCCAGGTCCCCGTCATGATCGTCCTCTGCACTGTCCTGGCTTTGATGTTGGAATCGGCATCGGCCAAATGGCCCGGCTTCTTCCGCGCCGCCTACTTCATGCCCTACGGCGTTCCCGGCGTCATTGCCACCATCCTGTGGTCCTTCCTCTATGTGCCCGGCCTCAGCCCCCTGTTCGACGCGGCCAAGCTCGTCGGCCTTACCCCGGACTTCCTGGGCGCCAACAGCGTGTTGTGGTCCATCGCCAACATCGTCACCTGGAGTTACACCGGCTACAACATGCTGATCATCGTGGCGCAGCTCAAGGCCATTCCGGTGGAACTCTACGAGGCGGCAAAGGTGGACGGAGCGTCCACCTGGCGGGTTGCCCGCAGCATCCAGCTTCCCCTGATCCGTCCGGCCCTCATGCTCACCACGGTGTTTTCGATCATCGGCACCCTGCAGTTGTTCGCTGAAGCGCAGGTCCTCAAAACCGTGGCCCCTGCCATTGACAGCCAGTACACGCCCAACCTGAGCGCCTACACCACGGCCTTCGCCTACAACGACTACAACGTCGCGGCCGCCCAGTCGGTCATCATCGCCGTCGCCGCCTTCACCCTTTCGTTCGCCTTCCTCGCACTGACCAACAGGAAGTCATCATGA
- a CDS encoding acyl-CoA dehydrogenase family protein gives MRDSTTNTSDILALDSLLSDEELALRDKVRDYTSQRIRPNISRWYEDAVFPREIAPELGELGVLGMHLDGYGCPGRTAVEYGLAAMELEAGDSGIRTFVSVQGSLAMTAIHKWGSEEQKEQWLPRMAAGELIGCFALTEPTAGSDPSSMTTEARETSEGWILHGAKRWIGLASIADVMVVWAKTDDGIRGFLVPAGTDGVTATPIEPKLSMRASVQCDVTFDAVRLGPAAILPGALGLRGPFSCLNEARYGIAWGAMGAARDSYEAALSYAADRLQFGRPLSGYQLTQEKLVNMLLEIQKGTMLALHLGRLKDAGQLQPQQISMGKLNNVREAIKIAREARTILGGNGVTLDYSPLRHANNLESVRTYEGTDEVHTLILGQHITGIGAFRG, from the coding sequence ATGAGAGATTCAACGACGAACACCTCCGACATCCTCGCCCTGGACTCCTTGCTTTCGGATGAAGAGCTGGCCCTTCGCGATAAAGTCCGCGATTACACCAGCCAGCGGATCCGCCCGAACATCTCACGCTGGTACGAAGACGCGGTCTTTCCCCGGGAGATCGCTCCTGAACTGGGCGAGCTCGGCGTCCTGGGCATGCACCTGGACGGTTACGGCTGTCCCGGCCGGACCGCCGTCGAATATGGCTTGGCAGCCATGGAGCTGGAAGCCGGCGATTCCGGCATCCGGACCTTCGTCTCGGTGCAGGGTTCACTCGCCATGACCGCCATCCACAAGTGGGGCTCGGAGGAGCAGAAGGAGCAATGGCTCCCCCGGATGGCTGCGGGCGAACTGATCGGCTGCTTCGCGCTGACCGAACCGACGGCAGGATCCGATCCGTCGTCCATGACCACCGAGGCCCGTGAGACATCCGAGGGCTGGATTCTCCACGGCGCCAAGCGCTGGATCGGCCTCGCCTCCATTGCCGATGTGATGGTGGTGTGGGCAAAGACTGATGACGGAATCCGCGGCTTCCTTGTTCCAGCCGGGACGGACGGCGTCACCGCCACGCCGATCGAGCCGAAGCTCTCCATGCGCGCGTCCGTTCAGTGCGATGTAACGTTCGACGCCGTTCGGCTGGGGCCGGCGGCAATCCTCCCGGGTGCCCTGGGACTGAGGGGCCCGTTCTCCTGCTTGAACGAGGCACGCTACGGAATCGCGTGGGGCGCCATGGGGGCGGCGCGTGATTCCTACGAGGCCGCACTTTCCTATGCCGCTGACCGTTTGCAGTTCGGGCGACCGTTGTCCGGCTATCAGCTCACCCAGGAGAAGCTGGTGAACATGCTGCTGGAAATCCAGAAGGGCACCATGCTGGCCCTTCACCTCGGCCGGTTGAAGGATGCCGGGCAGCTCCAGCCGCAGCAGATTTCCATGGGCAAGCTGAACAATGTCCGGGAAGCCATCAAGATCGCCCGCGAAGCCCGCACCATCCTGGGCGGCAACGGCGTCACACTGGACTACTCGCCCCTTCGGCACGCCAACAACCTGGAATCGGTAAGAACGTACGAGGGCACGGACGAGGTCCACACCCTGATCCTGGGCCAACACATCACGGGCATCGGGGCGTTCCGCGGCTGA